One Candidatus Peregrinibacteria bacterium DNA segment encodes these proteins:
- the dnaA gene encoding chromosomal replication initiator protein DnaA, producing MDAVLPGQDLWLRILEKVEGDVKRPHFLTWFQNTAILSYHDGLLVVGVPNIFAKDWLEHKLGSQLMQAIQKVHPQVREVMFEVDPQLALPEDVRSLDVTKLFNGKEKKSRKLPGRQEVRLIEGISSKCLNPKYSLQNFVVGGSSRLAHAAAMAVGQRPGALYNPLFIYGGVGLGKTHLLQAIGNEVLRNDPNKVVVYMTSERFTNEIVEAIGRRNSKEFKDRYRRVDVLIIDDIQFLANKDRTQEEFFHTFNELYDNGKQIIISSDRTPKELDQLEDRLVSRFEMGMIVDVQFPDFETRLAILHSKCREHEVLIHPEVLQFIAMNVHESVRELEGVFVQAIAQAQLEHSTPTVRSVAKIIKKLGRTQLEGLEEEGELRETRSIHLADVLELVASYYRLSTEDMLGDSRKSHVILPRQVAMYLIRNELGAAYEQIGEAFGGKNHTTVMHACEKVEKQLKKDKNLLRDMNAIKKEMGL from the coding sequence ATGGATGCCGTACTTCCTGGACAGGACCTTTGGCTTCGCATCCTTGAAAAAGTGGAGGGAGATGTAAAAAGGCCTCACTTTCTCACTTGGTTTCAAAACACCGCCATCCTCTCTTATCACGATGGACTTTTGGTGGTGGGAGTGCCCAATATTTTTGCCAAGGATTGGCTGGAGCACAAATTGGGATCTCAGCTGATGCAGGCCATTCAAAAGGTGCATCCTCAGGTGCGTGAAGTGATGTTTGAAGTGGACCCGCAATTGGCTTTGCCCGAAGATGTACGTTCGCTGGATGTCACTAAATTGTTCAATGGCAAAGAAAAAAAATCGCGCAAACTTCCTGGGAGGCAAGAAGTGCGCCTCATTGAAGGGATTTCGAGCAAGTGCCTCAACCCCAAATACAGTTTGCAAAATTTTGTGGTGGGTGGCAGCAGTCGTTTGGCTCATGCCGCGGCCATGGCCGTGGGGCAAAGGCCGGGGGCTTTGTACAATCCACTCTTTATTTATGGAGGGGTGGGGCTGGGGAAAACTCATCTTTTGCAAGCTATTGGAAATGAAGTGCTGCGCAATGATCCCAATAAAGTGGTGGTCTACATGACCAGCGAACGTTTCACCAATGAAATTGTGGAAGCCATCGGACGTCGCAACTCCAAAGAATTCAAGGATCGGTACAGAAGAGTGGATGTTTTGATTATTGATGACATTCAATTTTTGGCGAACAAAGACCGTACGCAAGAAGAATTTTTCCATACCTTCAACGAGCTTTATGACAATGGAAAACAAATCATCATCAGTTCGGATCGTACGCCCAAGGAGCTGGATCAGCTGGAAGATCGTCTGGTGAGTCGTTTTGAAATGGGAATGATTGTGGATGTGCAGTTCCCGGATTTTGAGACTCGCCTGGCTATTTTGCATTCCAAATGTCGAGAACACGAAGTGCTGATTCATCCAGAAGTTTTGCAATTCATTGCGATGAATGTGCATGAAAGTGTGCGTGAGTTGGAAGGGGTTTTCGTTCAGGCCATTGCTCAAGCTCAGCTCGAACACTCCACGCCCACCGTGCGCTCCGTCGCCAAGATCATTAAAAAATTGGGACGCACTCAATTGGAAGGTTTGGAAGAGGAAGGAGAACTCCGTGAAACTCGCAGCATTCATCTTGCAGATGTTTTGGAATTGGTGGCTTCTTACTATCGGCTTTCGACCGAAGACATGCTGGGGGACTCTCGAAAAAGCCATGTGATTTTGCCTCGTCAGGTGGCCATGTATCTCATCCGAAATGAGCTCGGGGCCGCTTATGAACAGATTGGAGAAGCCTTTGGAGGCAAGAACCACACCACGGTGATGCACGCCTGTGAAAAAGTGGAGAAACAGCTCAAGAAAGATAAAAACTTGCTGCGAGACATGAATGCCATTAAGAAAGAAATGGGTCTTTGA
- a CDS encoding site-2 protease family protein → MSIFFTVLAFLLIFSLLILIHEAGHFFAAKKAGVKVEEFGMGLPPRIWGFKKGETLYSINWIPFGGFVRMLGEGDAGKEAETSKRSFRNQHLRVQAFIVCAGVLMNLMLSFVLLTIGFWVGIEPLIATSDDFFSSLRNGTMQVEPGFVVSQSTSDRIKEGDRILGFETFEEWQSTLLEVEEGTAPELTVLHADGTQSQEVLNPQLLDEIELEAFALPSVVYQDQVDALFHGVLQQGDVLISVKDPEGQVHPLLSLEDFDTALDTLVSPLVLKVYRPNLGTFDLDLILPTEAPVISFVEKGSPAEQAGLQVGDRVVGVAEFQVVKAQQILDLISAHKQSSGTGESIRVQVLKQATGETVTLTILLREDGRMGVGLADLAPSIGKTSVYEGYVPFTLMGMQEVQLGLSAPGVALQEMWRLGKVTAVTFVDVLKQFVTAKGVPEGVSGPVGIAQMTGITIQDGFAATLRFVAMLSLSLGVINILPFPALDGGHFAGILFKAVTGRSGLARWANLVNLAGFVFLLVFILYITFNDVLNLL, encoded by the coding sequence ATGTCCATCTTCTTTACTGTCCTTGCTTTCCTTCTTATTTTTTCCTTGCTCATTTTGATTCATGAGGCGGGGCATTTTTTTGCCGCAAAAAAAGCGGGCGTAAAGGTGGAGGAATTCGGCATGGGTTTGCCCCCGCGCATTTGGGGCTTTAAAAAAGGCGAAACACTGTATTCCATCAACTGGATTCCCTTTGGAGGTTTTGTGCGCATGCTCGGGGAAGGGGATGCCGGCAAAGAAGCGGAGACCAGTAAGCGCAGTTTTCGCAATCAGCACTTGAGGGTGCAGGCTTTTATTGTGTGCGCTGGAGTGCTGATGAATTTGATGCTCTCTTTTGTTTTGCTCACCATTGGTTTTTGGGTCGGTATTGAGCCGCTGATTGCCACTTCGGATGATTTTTTTTCCAGTCTTCGCAATGGGACCATGCAGGTGGAACCGGGCTTTGTGGTTTCGCAGTCCACTTCCGATCGAATTAAAGAGGGGGATCGAATTTTGGGCTTTGAAACTTTTGAAGAATGGCAAAGCACTTTGCTTGAAGTGGAGGAAGGCACTGCTCCCGAGCTTACGGTACTGCATGCCGATGGCACGCAAAGCCAGGAAGTTTTGAATCCGCAGCTTTTGGATGAAATTGAATTGGAGGCTTTCGCTTTGCCTTCTGTGGTTTATCAAGATCAAGTGGATGCGCTTTTTCATGGTGTCTTGCAACAAGGAGATGTTTTGATTTCTGTGAAAGATCCTGAGGGGCAAGTGCATCCTTTGCTTTCGCTGGAAGATTTTGATACGGCTTTGGACACCTTGGTTTCGCCTCTTGTTTTGAAGGTTTATCGTCCGAATTTAGGGACTTTTGATCTGGATTTAATTTTGCCTACTGAGGCTCCGGTCATTAGTTTTGTGGAAAAAGGTTCTCCTGCGGAACAGGCTGGGCTTCAGGTGGGGGATCGCGTTGTGGGTGTGGCCGAGTTTCAGGTGGTTAAGGCGCAGCAAATTTTGGATTTGATTTCGGCTCACAAGCAAAGTTCTGGAACAGGTGAATCTATCCGTGTGCAAGTTTTGAAGCAAGCGACAGGTGAAACGGTGACGCTGACCATTCTTTTGCGCGAAGATGGCCGCATGGGCGTGGGCCTTGCGGATCTTGCGCCCAGCATTGGAAAAACCTCGGTTTATGAAGGTTATGTCCCTTTCACTTTGATGGGGATGCAGGAAGTGCAATTGGGGCTTTCTGCCCCTGGAGTGGCGCTGCAGGAAATGTGGCGTTTGGGTAAGGTGACAGCGGTGACTTTTGTGGATGTTTTAAAACAATTTGTTACCGCAAAAGGAGTGCCGGAAGGGGTTTCGGGCCCCGTGGGCATTGCTCAAATGACGGGCATCACCATTCAAGATGGTTTTGCGGCCACTTTGCGTTTTGTGGCCATGCTTTCTTTGAGCTTGGGAGTGATCAATATTCTGCCTTTCCCCGCTTTGGATGGAGGGCATTTTGCGGGCATTTTGTTCAAGGCCGTCACGGGCCGTTCGGGCTTGGCTCGTTGGGCCAATCTTGTGAATTTGGCTGGCTTTGTGTTTTTACTCGTCTTTATTTTATACATCACTTTCAACGACGTTTTGAACTTGCTGTAA
- the frr gene encoding ribosome recycling factor, translating into MAHALVNKAQQDFKKTLEHLLEEYSGLQIGRASSSLVENLMVEAYGMMQPVKAIASVMVPDGRTVQIQPWDKSMLAGLEKAIRESELNLNPTNNGLAVILTIPSLTEERRRDLVKVVGRMAEEARISVRNLRHEVMTQLKRMEHEAQLTEDERTKAEKDLQEEVNAINAQIDQEAKKKETTIMTV; encoded by the coding sequence ATGGCTCATGCCCTCGTGAACAAAGCTCAACAAGATTTTAAAAAAACTCTCGAACATCTTTTGGAAGAATACAGTGGACTCCAGATCGGTCGTGCCTCTTCTTCGCTGGTTGAAAATTTGATGGTGGAGGCATATGGCATGATGCAGCCGGTGAAGGCGATTGCCAGCGTGATGGTTCCAGATGGGCGCACCGTTCAGATTCAACCTTGGGATAAATCCATGCTTGCGGGTTTGGAAAAAGCCATTCGTGAATCGGAATTGAATTTGAACCCTACTAACAATGGTCTGGCAGTGATTTTGACCATTCCTTCGCTCACGGAAGAACGTCGCCGAGACCTTGTGAAAGTGGTGGGCCGCATGGCGGAAGAAGCTCGCATTTCGGTGCGAAACCTCCGTCACGAGGTAATGACTCAACTCAAGCGTATGGAGCATGAAGCTCAACTTACAGAAGATGAACGAACCAAGGCTGAAAAAGATTTGCAAGAAGAAGTGAACGCCATCAATGCTCAAATCGATCAAGAGGCCAAGAAAAAAGAAACGACCATCATGACCGTTTGA
- the pyrH gene encoding UMP kinase: MKKRRILLKLSGEVLGGPDGIGADGAALMAAALGIQSVVKKNIQVAVVVGGGNFWRYRDNKSLAIARTTSDAVGMMATFMNARLLAEALKTLKVKTRVLAAHGNFYFAEPYVPEFGRNCLDRGEVVLCAGGTGNPYFTTDTAAALRALELECDELLKDTKVEGVYDSDPMKNKKAKLFSKLTHQEVLDRELGVMDLTAVLLCKDNGLPVRVFNGRSKGNLLKAALGKSVGTLIS, translated from the coding sequence ATGAAAAAACGGCGCATTTTATTGAAATTGTCGGGAGAGGTTTTAGGAGGCCCCGATGGAATCGGGGCCGACGGGGCCGCTCTTATGGCGGCTGCTTTGGGCATTCAAAGTGTGGTGAAAAAGAACATACAAGTGGCCGTGGTGGTGGGCGGCGGCAATTTTTGGCGCTATCGAGACAACAAGTCTTTGGCCATTGCTCGCACCACCTCTGACGCCGTGGGCATGATGGCGACCTTCATGAATGCACGTTTGCTTGCGGAGGCTTTGAAAACCCTCAAAGTGAAGACGCGCGTGCTTGCAGCGCATGGCAACTTTTATTTTGCCGAACCTTATGTACCGGAGTTTGGACGAAACTGTTTGGATCGTGGCGAAGTGGTTTTATGTGCAGGTGGAACGGGCAATCCTTATTTTACTACCGATACCGCGGCGGCCTTACGGGCGTTGGAATTGGAATGTGATGAACTTTTAAAAGACACCAAAGTGGAGGGAGTTTACGACAGCGATCCCATGAAGAATAAAAAAGCCAAGCTCTTTTCCAAACTCACTCATCAGGAAGTGCTGGACCGTGAACTCGGCGTGATGGACTTGACGGCCGTTCTGCTTTGCAAAGACAATGGGCTCCCCGTGCGGGTTTTCAATGGGCGCAGCAAAGGCAATTTGCTCAAAGCGGCGCTCGGCAAATCTGTCGGGACCCTCATCTCTTAA
- a CDS encoding cyclic nucleotide-binding domain-containing protein encodes MNVKHLFINLTDPVIFQSFGGEGFWSKVSAPAGTVIFKEGEDSQDFYYVFSGNLFVDKSLKDQAGAQKRIATLGTGDFFGEGALLSDKTRAATVTAQSDSVLLKLSQKNFESLVASDPHAAVGIILGILKVLNARFQDTNERLVVLQQVAKLVRESSGSADLALRSIVMQLQSVIHHGKAVLAGVDGMWKAASEGLSAEEVALIQAATPRVFPLLSTVGAPESYADASHLYTAVHAVDGKLIGALVIPVCADCMEQDARLVLTVAEQIGHLM; translated from the coding sequence ATGAATGTGAAGCATCTCTTCATCAATCTCACCGATCCCGTCATCTTTCAAAGTTTTGGAGGGGAAGGGTTTTGGAGCAAAGTGAGTGCCCCTGCTGGCACTGTGATTTTTAAGGAAGGCGAAGACAGTCAAGATTTTTATTATGTTTTTTCGGGCAACTTGTTTGTGGATAAATCATTGAAAGATCAAGCAGGCGCTCAAAAGCGCATTGCTACCTTGGGGACCGGCGATTTTTTTGGAGAAGGAGCTTTGCTTTCGGACAAAACGCGTGCGGCTACCGTTACGGCTCAAAGCGACAGTGTTTTACTCAAACTTTCTCAGAAAAATTTTGAATCTTTGGTCGCCAGTGATCCTCATGCGGCGGTGGGCATTATTTTGGGAATTTTAAAAGTTTTGAATGCGCGTTTTCAAGACACCAATGAACGTTTGGTGGTTTTGCAACAAGTGGCCAAACTGGTGCGAGAATCCAGTGGCAGTGCCGATTTGGCTTTGCGCAGCATTGTGATGCAACTCCAGTCTGTCATTCATCACGGCAAGGCTGTTTTAGCAGGGGTGGATGGAATGTGGAAGGCCGCTTCCGAGGGACTTTCGGCAGAAGAAGTCGCTTTGATCCAAGCCGCCACTCCTCGAGTTTTCCCTTTGCTTTCCACGGTGGGTGCTCCGGAATCTTATGCAGATGCCTCGCATCTTTACACCGCTGTGCATGCGGTGGATGGCAAGTTGATCGGAGCCTTGGTGATTCCTGTTTGTGCCGATTGTATGGAGCAAGATGCACGTCTTGTTTTGACCGTTGCCGAACAAATTGGACACCTGATGTGA
- a CDS encoding type IV pilus twitching motility protein PilT: MDINTYLKEVVQNNCPDLHLKVGRVPLVRLPNGDLYEMQNAEVMTAQNMKEVIDQILSADKQVLFEQREEIDTSYALMGSGRFRVNVFWDTDGPAVAFRAIPSEIPTVEGLGLPPLLKGFTQKSKGLFIVTGPTGSGKSTTLAAMVNEINQNRRVHIITIEDPIEFVHSPKMALMTQREVGTHTNSFPNAIRAALREDPNVILVGEMRDLETISAAITLAETGHLVLATLHTQDAAQSIDRIIDIFPPHQQSQVRTQLSTTLIGIMAQRLIPRADGTGRIMAFELLVRNDAITNCIKEGQTHQIYSMMQIGKADGMITLDSSLAELYKQGLITEQDMLLRAHDPELIANLVRQ, encoded by the coding sequence CAATACTTATCTCAAAGAAGTCGTACAAAACAATTGCCCTGATCTGCATCTTAAAGTCGGGCGCGTGCCGCTGGTGCGTTTGCCCAATGGGGACTTGTATGAAATGCAAAATGCAGAAGTGATGACGGCTCAAAATATGAAAGAAGTGATTGATCAGATTCTTTCTGCCGATAAGCAAGTGCTTTTTGAACAACGCGAAGAAATCGATACTTCTTATGCGCTCATGGGTTCGGGGAGGTTTCGTGTGAATGTGTTTTGGGATACGGATGGGCCTGCGGTGGCGTTTCGTGCCATTCCCAGTGAAATTCCTACTGTGGAAGGATTGGGTTTGCCTCCTCTTCTTAAAGGCTTCACTCAAAAATCAAAAGGACTTTTCATTGTGACAGGACCTACGGGTTCGGGTAAATCCACTACGCTTGCGGCCATGGTGAATGAAATCAATCAAAACCGTCGAGTGCACATCATCACTATTGAAGACCCGATTGAGTTTGTGCATTCCCCCAAGATGGCGCTGATGACTCAGCGAGAAGTGGGCACGCATACCAATTCCTTTCCCAATGCCATTCGTGCAGCGCTACGCGAAGATCCCAATGTGATTTTGGTTGGGGAAATGCGTGACCTTGAAACGATTTCGGCGGCCATTACTTTGGCAGAAACCGGTCATTTGGTGCTTGCGACTTTGCACACTCAGGATGCGGCTCAGTCCATTGACCGTATCATCGATATTTTTCCTCCTCACCAACAAAGTCAGGTGCGCACGCAACTGTCCACCACCTTGATTGGTATTATGGCGCAGCGCCTGATTCCTCGCGCCGATGGCACAGGCCGCATCATGGCCTTTGAACTCTTGGTGCGCAACGATGCCATCACCAACTGCATTAAAGAAGGTCAAACGCATCAAATTTATTCCATGATGCAAATTGGAAAAGCGGATGGAATGATCACGCTGGATTCTTCGCTCGCCGAACTGTACAAGCAAGGCCTTATTACTGAACAAGACATGTTGCTTCGCGCACATGATCCTGAACTGATCGCTAACCTCGTGCGCCAATGA